A region of the Cyprinus carpio isolate SPL01 chromosome A14, ASM1834038v1, whole genome shotgun sequence genome:
ATGATGCAAAACATCAATGATTTCTTCATTCAAGATGATTATattacaaacaaatcaaaaaaaattcaaacaatcaAAACCATATCAAAACCATACCAACATAATCcatcatattataatgttattttatattacatatcacttaaaaccaataaaatccaATAATGtccaataaaatcataaaaatctaaGTGTTTAGGTTtgcaaagtatatatatatatacacacacacacaagcattcaaaagtttggggtcagtaagatttttttaagatttttgaggaagtctcttatgctagaCAAGGTTGCATGTATTTGATGAaatacactcatacacacacacacaccacacattctCTTAGAGCAATGTTCTTTCCTGacaagttaaaataactgttactttgctgaatagaacgttcaaaagaatagcacttatttaaaaattaaatgttctttCCTGACACttctaaacaatttaatgcagccgtgctgaataaaagtattaattttagaatcacaataatttaacaacaatatCCAATATATCTCAATAATCTAAATGTATAAGTTTGCAAAGCATAAAAATGTATGCAcatgaataatgaatataaaatgctgttaaaatgcaGCAAACTTTCTCACACTGGCCCTGGGCCACCCTTGCTGTTGAGCCTTGTCTTAATCATGGGTTAGAAAAGCtacatttataaacacatttctaTACTTTATTGAAACTTTAACTTAATCAATCAATAACTCAAACaatatacacaacacaaaaaaaaaacaacacaacataaacaaaccCATTGATTGTAGCTGCCAAGGCAACCTCAGCTGACCTGCTGCATAGGCCTCATGTAGAtgatacggtttctctccggCGGCATCCGTAAAATCTGGTCAAGCACCTGCTCCATTTCCAACTTCTTACATTGTGCGTAATCAAAACGGTTTACTATGGGGGCACTTTCAACCACCAAGTGTTTCAGCACCCTACAGCGTGTTGCGGGggaaaaaagatcaaattacaCATTAGGATGTGATACGGTTTGACTCATGTCAGTGTGTTCTGCTATGAACTCACCATGGACAAACATCATTTTGGGGCACTCCTTAAGGACCAGGTCTGTGATGCCACAGTTTGTAAGTGTAATTCCTACCAGGTTTTTAGATTTAAGGCTGAGCACCTGTATGATGTGAAAAATAATTGTGATCAGTAAGAAAATgcactaaaaaaacatttagttgagTGAAACAAGACCATGAACAAGAACAAGACACCTGCACATGGTCGTCTTCAGTCACAGGGTCACTGGTGCTGGTGGACTTGTCTGCCATACGTTTCCTCTTAACCACAACCCGAGGCTTCGCTTTGGGTAGTTCTGGATACACCAAGAGGTGATGAGAAATCAAATGGAAGTCTTACTGTTGGTCAAATTTATCTTTATGTTAAATCTCATTTAACTATCTGACTGTcatagggaaaaaaataacatacaatggGCAACAAAGCAATATAGattattgcttaaaaaaaaattactcattcATAAATTGAAGATAGCTACTTcacccacaaaaacacaaacaagagcTATGAGGGATGTCGAGATTCTCAGTGCTCATCAACACAGATTTCAGTCTGTTTTAGCACAAGAGTCTGATGAACCACTTTTATGTGGTTTTGAGTCCCTTTTGAAACTTGAAGCTCGCCTCatgcagttaaataaataataaaagaacatttcaccccaaaataaaaattctattaattataatttaaatttaatttcaaaagtatATGCGTTCATAAATACACTCcaattcaaaagtaaaaaataaataaataataactgtatttatttatttattttttttttttttactttttattcattaaagaatcctactAAGagatattaaacagcacaattttccacactaataataataagaaatgtttcttgatcaccaaatcaacatattagagtCTGAAGGATgtcatgtgacaccaaagactggagtaatagctgttaaaaattcagctttgacatcacaggaaaacatactatttataaaatatgtatacattaaatttgaaaacagttattttaaactgtaataatttttccactatattactgtttttaatgtatttttgtagccttggtgagcataagagactttcaaaagcattaaaaaaaatcttaccaactccataCTTTTGAACTGCAGTATGCAATGTAAGCATTATAAAGTATGTAATTTGTAATATTCAATATACCAAGTCAAGACAAAATAGTCACCTTATACTTCACACTCAAAATACAACACTTAACAATGTGTCTTTCTAATTAGGACCTGAAAAAGGTTTAGAGATTGCATCTACACTTATGAGACAGTCTACAACATCAGTggttttatgcatgcatgcattcatcaGAAAAAGTCTAATTTCCTACATGTGTTATTCTTCTCAGCACTGTAGGTTCTCTAGGAGTCAAAAATGGGGGTGGCACTTTATCCAAATGTCATGAACACAAGGAAATATAATGCACTATAATTGCCAATATAGACTAGCAGTGACGtaacaaaaaaacccacaattCCTACACAACCTTTCCATTCTACCAACAAACAACACACCACCAGAAACACCACTTTCCCAACTGTCCCTTTTTTCCATTTCTCAATTGACTCTCTGACATCCCACTGTGAAGAACCTCTGCTCTCGTCTTACCTGACTCACACACCAGGGGCACAGAGGAAAGTCTGCTGCGGGCACGAGTGACCGGTCTCCTAGGACACTCATCTGTAGGGCTTCTGTGTGATGATGCTTGCTGGTGGCCTGCAGTCCTCTCACTTTGCCCCTCAGATGAGCCCTGAGTCCTGGGTGGAGCATCGAAGTGCCTATCCTCCATCTCCTCTCCTCCTGCTCTCTGCTCTGAGTTGTGACATTCTGATCTATGGTTGTCTCCTCCCACTGGCAGGCTGTGGCCACCACGAGTTCTATTTTCAGAGCCGGGATGAGACCTGCTGCACGTGCAGCGAGTCCTCACCATGTCATCCTCCCCTCTACCCGCCCCACCCTGGTCATCCTGATTGGCCGATTCCTCCCTCCAGCGGATGGAGCAAACACAACTGCCGGCAGCGTATCCTGAAGTAGACCCTGGTCCACTGTTTCTGTCTCTGGACCCATGGTCAGCCGTCTCAGTGGCCGCCTTCATGTCAGCCTTGATCTGCTCGCTGGTCACCTGGCAACCTTTCTCACAGCTGAGCTCCTGAGGTTGCGGTCCACGTCTACGCAGTGGAGTTTTCCCTTTACCTGCCAAAATACAGCACAACAATCATATCGGCATCAAACCGTACCAGCCATCAGGTTTGCTCTCTTCCAGTGCAGTCATGtggaaaatatttcagaatttatatGGCCCCAAAAATGTGTGAATAATCTTGGACACTTTAGTACGAATGAAAcatatgatttaaataataaagtctgaacagtagtgtatattgattaaaaatatgaCATAATTTATTGCACTTATGTTCACACAGATTAAgttcaagaaattaatacttttatttagcaataggACACAATTAATTGATCAAATAGGATGTTAAAGACACCAAagtgataaacatttataatgacaAAGGTGATGGAATTTTAAACATGAACTAACATCCTGAACCAAATCATTAACTATCAACCCATGCAGAAGATTTAAAATGTGAACTACCATGTGGAGTAACAGCTGTACTGCTCTTCCCCTGGGCTTCTGTCTCAGGATACTGGCCTTGAGAGCGGCCAGCAGCCGGCGTCCTGATTGGACTATACTCATCCTCACTGTCCGAGTCTGAAACCACCACCGACTGCTTCTTCACTGCCGTTTGAACTCCACTAGGTCCTGaattaaatcacacaaaaaaagaaatattggtAATGGCTACTCATCAGGTGTATTCAATCTGTTTGCATTGTTTGCAAGGTTACTTCAGACCTGCTTGTTCTTCATCCTGTTCAAGTGAAGGATTAGTAGTCTGGCTAGAACCCTGGGTCTCTTCCTCTGGATTGGAAGCCACAAGAACCGGCTCAGGCTCAATGTTGTCTGCCACCATGCCCTCAACATCAGGAATCTCTGATTGAAGTCAAGAAGAAAAGTCAACACAAAGCTTTCAGCAACCGAACAACTGTTAAACACTAGATGTGCACAACCGTTCAAAAGTAtgtggtcggtaagattttggtaattgttttttaaagtagtctTTTGtgtgcaccaaggctgcattgatttgcatctatttgaatatccactgcccgtccaaaaaaaaagtcaccacctggatttaactaagcaaatatttaagatcCACCCATTGGATAATTAATGCATGggtgattatgttatgtgcccaaagaatgcgttcagctgactacctgaatatactgaatgaccaggttatttCATCAAgtaattttttcttccctgatggcacggcatattccaagatgacaatgccaggattcatcgggctcaaattgtgagggagtggttcagtgagcacgcaacatcattttcacacatggattggccaccacagagtccagagtcagacctttaccccaatgagaatctttgggatgtgctggagaagactttgcgcagcagtctgactctcccatcatcaatacaagatcctggcgaAAAATTTATGCAACTCTGGACGGGAATAAAtattgtgacattgcagaagcttatcgaaatgatgTTACAGTGAATGcatgccataatcaaagctaaaggcagtccaacgaaatattagtgtgtgtgactttttttggaCAGGCAgtgtattttataatatcatttaattcctgtgatggcaaagctgaattttcagcagccagccttaactttctgaccccaaactgaaTAGTAATGTATATACGTACCCTCTGGTCTATGGTGGTGCTGATGAGGCACGTTTTCAGCCTGTTCGTTGTTGTTATTTGGTGGAATGTTTGCATCGTTATTGTTCTggtgattgttgttgttattgttatcattatcatTGTTGGAATTCTGATTGCTGACCAGGGCAGATGAAACTCCGATACCTGTGCCTGCACTGAGTCCGACACGGGCACAGCCCTGAGGTAAACAAATAACGTTAACATGCTTCACAACATTTCATCTCCTATACtccatattctattttttttttcatttatattgtaacttctttactgttcaaaagtacaCATATTGTGATTACTGTACATATTGTGGTGAGGTTTATATCAGAGTAAAGGCCCTGAACTGTCTGCTTACCTCAAATGGTAAAGAAATCTAAGTGATGGTGTCTAGGTAACAAATGAATATCACTCCGTCTGTTTTATGGGACGACAGCTCACCTTGGGAGGTTCACGAAACATCTGGTCCAGAGAGATGAATTCCAGGCTGGGAAGCATCTCAATGAACTGACTGAAGGACTCCAGCTTGATAGCATGACAGCGCACTAGAGTGAGGTCCACCAAGCGACTCCAGCGTGAGTGGtctttaacaaacaaaaaccaactcatcatatcaaaaaaaaaaaacaataaaaaaaaaaaacaatacaatcaaCTGTCAGATTTCCAGATGATGCTGATAGAAATGGTacgtttaaaaaaagaaaagtaccaTCTTAAACCATCATcaggaaatacataaataaatgaagatgGATCCATTACCTGTGATCCAGTTGTGTGGATTGTGAAGATGTGGACAGTTATAAATGACCAGATACTTGATGGAGGTAAACACCTCATTAACAGCCTTCATTCCGATGTCTGTGATGATTCCAGGATTCTCAATTACATCAGCAAGACCGTATTTGACTAACTCAGCATGGCCCATGTTACCTGTGTAAAACATGTTTGATTGCAGGTAcatgaagggttagttcacccaaaactgtgCTCAACttaattttgttccaaacccataagaacatcattaatctttgaaacacaactCAAGATTTACAAGATACATCTTCCTCCATTAAAAGTCTGTTTAACCAAAACCATGACATCATATAAAATGAATCAATATGAATCAGTTttatccaagtcttctgaagagacataaACACTAATCAACACATTCATAGAGCAGGTTAAATATGCTAAACACATACTCAAATGTGCTTGCATGTCACGTAAAtgaacagaaatctctcaggttagaaatctctcaggtttctttaaaaaatatgttttgaagatgaacaaaaggtTTGGAAtaagatgagggtgagtaattaatgacagacatTTTATAACAACGACTTACACTGCAACAGAAATTCATCAACATAACAATATCCAAGGTGCAAAGTCTCAAACTGGGGGAACTCCAGTTCAGCCATCTTCAATGCGGAGAACACCCCATCTTTGGTTAAGGAAGGCTGGATGCGAACTTCATGCAACCTGGACAACCAGAGACAATTCTGTCAACATCTATAGGAATCAGGATAAGTTAATTATGatctttaaacttttaaacacagATTTACCTGCGAGCAGCAGTAATGATGAGGTAGCCCAGATCCACTTCAAGTGCATTTTTACAGGCACCAAATACAATTGTGTGCAAATTACGGAACCCTCCTACAAGAAACCGTGCACCACTGCATACTTTTTTCTTGATCAAAATACGTAAACAAAGTAACAACTGCATACCATTctcataatcaaaaaaaaaaaacaaagtaatattGGTATTGCATTCGCATAGTCAATGAGAAATAGGTATTGCAAGAAAAACAggccaaaaaaactaaacaaaaaaagtttggcttaacaataatataatatactgttcAGCAGTTTTAATATGATTCATATTTATAAAGAGCTGACAAAATGTTCATCTTACCTGACCTCCAGCTATCCTCCACAACATGCTGAATCAGTCCACCCAAAAAGGGCACCCTAACCAGCTCCAGCTGCTCTAGGCTGCGGGCAGAGGCCAGACCGGTCACAAGAGGCACATACTTCAGAGAATTAGTGGGACCGGCACAGTTCCTCATGACGAACGTACGCAAATTCACACAGAGAAAGTCTTTGAAGGGCTGAGGCTTAGTGAGGCGCACCCATTTTAGGTACAGATGCCTGAGCATGGACAGACAGGGGATCTCCGGCACATTAACACCTATAAGAAAGAACGGTTTGTGACAAGACAACCAAGATGATGAAAACGGTTTGCACTGTGGAAGCAATCTGAAACTTACCAACAAGATGGAGGGTCTGGATTTTAGCTGCAGCTGGAATAGTGAGTTTGTTCTCTGAGGGAATAGGAAACGCACCGTTTCGGTTCCTGAACTTCCCTAAAATGTGAACCTGAGGCATGTAGTTCCATATCGCCTCCACCAGCTCCAAATGCGATGTCTCCACACCCTGTAAGTGCAAATATTGTCCTCATTTTCAACCGCAGCTGAAAACAGattcaaacatttttataaactaaaacaacaactaTCTCGTATATATCATAGACTCACTATAAGGTTGGGACAGGCCTGTAGAGACTCCAAAACACCAGGAATGCTGAAGGCCTCATAACCTCTGACCCTCCTTCTCTCTAGATAACGTGGATGAAGACCATACAGCTGCTCCAAATCAGGCATCTTCTTCATTAGCATGAGGAAACTGGAGTCTGTGAAACCTGAGTTACACACATCAATTCACACCActgaattaagaagaaaaaaacaatggacaGAGTCACAGAGTGTTTAAAGTGTTGTAAAACCTCAGGACTGGTAATCTTGGATTCAACGATTAGTAATACtgttcaaaacttaaaaaaaaaaaagatcaaaaaataTTACATCAATATAAATCCCATAACAATTAATCAGaagaaaaaatctaaacaaaaaatgaaaaaaaaacattacttacaacaataacaataaaaaaaaaaaatatatatagacacacacatcttggggtcagttttttatgaatattcttactatatataatatattactaaaatatctatatatatttttttatatatatatatgatatatatatatatatatattgtgtattgaCACAATGACACATCTTGCGGGTTAAGgtttttatgaatttaatcattttattcagcaataatgcattaaattaatcagaagtgacagtaaagacatttacaatgcaatgttacataaatttttttttttttttagactttgtattttctttacagatcttctttctgctaataataaataataactgaaaaaaaaataaaatcacaatttccacaaaatattgctgttataataaataataactgttcccaacattgataataataggaaacgTTTCTTGAtcaacatatttgaatgatttctagTCCTTTGCACTAAAGACTATTACAATggagctgaaaattcagctttgccatcacagaaataaatctgcCACAGGACACCCTGCATTTTATATATCAGCATAAACCATTATCAACCACTAGATTTAAGTACGGTAAGAAGTATTAAATGTAGTAATAAACCATAAACATCTGAGAGTAGTACAGTGTAGGCCTAATCAAAACTTTCAATACACAAATATGCAGGGTAGAGCGATGTGAAAACTTTATAATGTCAAATGAATGAGTCTGTTACTTAATCTGATTATAAACTCAGGCAACCTCAAAGCATTTAGGCAGAAAATTCCTACCTACTGACTACACATTTATACTAGGTTTAGTTATAAACACACTGAAATTTGAGCATAAAGAGTGTCATCAACCTGAGGGCATGTACTCCCACCACCGGCTGGCACAAAGGTCCACAACCTTCACCACCCGCAAGTACAGAGTCACCGCCTCCCGCAGTTTCCGTGACAGACACTCCATACACATGATGTCCTGCATGGGTAAGTATCTGTTGGGAGATGGACTTATGCATCATCATTCAAGTCAACATTAAACCATTGGAATTTGAGTTAACCTATGACAGCTCTGTCAAAAATCTCTGGAATTGAGAATACAATCAATAATCAGGGAATACATTTGCTAACTACTGTACTAACTAGTGGTGGGATGTTGTACTGACCGGAATATGTGGCAGAGCACCTCATGTGAGAGCTCGTTGATATAGTCTTTAGGATCCTCATGTCCAAGAGAGCTAAATGTTCCTCCACCCAAACTATGAGTCCTGGTGACCTTGCGCCGTGGGCCCATCATGTCCAGGGCAGTAAGATATCCACCAAGGGAAGGCAATAAACTCACTCCCTCTGTCCTGATCCTCTTGTTTGGGGCATCAACACACAATCATCACTAACTGCTTTGTAAACAATGAAAAACGTTACATCAATTAAATACCTTAGAGAAAAAGGGGGGGAGGGTCACTTtcacattacatgtaaataatacaCCGTTTTCACAGCTCTCAAAACACCCAAAACTTAACAACAGCTCAATGaggtaaaactaaaaaaaagctcCCTAAACACATCAGACAATGGACACTGATCTAACGTACACCAAACTGGCTGTAGCACTCAC
Encoded here:
- the fbxo38 gene encoding F-box only protein 38 isoform X2; translated protein: MMGPRRKVTRTHSLGGGTFSSLGHEDPKDYINELSHEVLCHIFRYLPMQDIMCMECLSRKLREAVTLYLRVVKVVDLCASRWWEYMPSGFTDSSFLMLMKKMPDLEQLYGLHPRYLERRRVRGYEAFSIPGVLESLQACPNLIGVETSHLELVEAIWNYMPQVHILGKFRNRNGAFPIPSENKLTIPAAAKIQTLHLVGVNVPEIPCLSMLRHLYLKWVRLTKPQPFKDFLCVNLRTFVMRNCAGPTNSLKYVPLVTGLASARSLEQLELVRVPFLGGLIQHVVEDSWRSGGFRNLHTIVFGACKNALEVDLGYLIITAARRLHEVRIQPSLTKDGVFSALKMAELEFPQFETLHLGYCYVDEFLLQCNMGHAELVKYGLADVIENPGIITDIGMKAVNEVFTSIKYLVIYNCPHLHNPHNWITDHSRWSRLVDLTLVRCHAIKLESFSQFIEMLPSLEFISLDQMFREPPKGCARVGLSAGTGIGVSSALVSNQNSNNDNDNNNNNNHQNNNDANIPPNNNNEQAENVPHQHHHRPEEIPDVEGMVADNIEPEPVLVASNPEEETQGSSQTTNPSLEQDEEQAGPSGVQTAVKKQSVVVSDSDSEDEYSPIRTPAAGRSQGQYPETEAQGKSSTAVTPHGKGKTPLRRRGPQPQELSCEKGCQVTSEQIKADMKAATETADHGSRDRNSGPGSTSGYAAGSCVCSIRWREESANQDDQGGAGRGEDDMVRTRCTCSRSHPGSENRTRGGHSLPVGGDNHRSECHNSEQRAGGEEMEDRHFDAPPRTQGSSEGQSERTAGHQQASSHRSPTDECPRRPVTRARSRLSSVPLVCESELPKAKPRVVVKRKRMADKSTSTSDPVTEDDHVQVLSLKSKNLVGITLTNCGITDLVLKECPKMMFVHATRCRVLKHLVVESAPIVNRFDYAQCKKLEMEQVLDQILRMPPERNRIIYMRPMQQIDSLALEKKLFSGPYPYHIAIIHEFSNPPNVRNKVRVRSWMDTIANIRQELIKYEFFPEATRTEEDVKKYPSYPWGRDIYTLEGVVDGAPYSMITDFPWLRSLRTAEPNSFARYDFEDDESTTIYAPRRKGQLSADICMETIGEEISERRQTRRGVFQRVVVVFIHYCDVRGEPVDDDYI
- the fbxo38 gene encoding F-box only protein 38 isoform X1, translated to MMGPRRKVTRTHSLGGGTFSSLGHEDPKDYINELSHEVLCHIFRYLPMQDIMCMECLSRKLREAVTLYLRVVKVVDLCASRWWEYMPSGFTDSSFLMLMKKMPDLEQLYGLHPRYLERRRVRGYEAFSIPGVLESLQACPNLIGVETSHLELVEAIWNYMPQVHILGKFRNRNGAFPIPSENKLTIPAAAKIQTLHLVGVNVPEIPCLSMLRHLYLKWVRLTKPQPFKDFLCVNLRTFVMRNCAGPTNSLKYVPLVTGLASARSLEQLELVRVPFLGGLIQHVVEDSWRSGGFRNLHTIVFGACKNALEVDLGYLIITAARRLHEVRIQPSLTKDGVFSALKMAELEFPQFETLHLGYCYVDEFLLQCNMGHAELVKYGLADVIENPGIITDIGMKAVNEVFTSIKYLVIYNCPHLHNPHNWITDHSRWSRLVDLTLVRCHAIKLESFSQFIEMLPSLEFISLDQMFREPPKGCARVGLSAGTGIGVSSALVSNQNSNNDNDNNNNNNHQNNNDANIPPNNNNEQAENVPHQHHHRPEEIPDVEGMVADNIEPEPVLVASNPEEETQGSSQTTNPSLEQDEEQAGPSGVQTAVKKQSVVVSDSDSEDEYSPIRTPAAGRSQGQYPETEAQGKSSTAVTPHGKGKTPLRRRGPQPQELSCEKGCQVTSEQIKADMKAATETADHGSRDRNSGPGSTSGYAAGSCVCSIRWREESANQDDQGGAGRGEDDMVRTRCTCSRSHPGSENRTRGGHSLPVGGDNHRSECHNSEQRAGGEEMEDRHFDAPPRTQGSSEGQSERTAGHQQASSHRSPTDECPRRPVTRARSRLSSVPLVCESELPKAKPRVVVKRKRMADKSTSTSDPVTEDDHVQVLSLKSKNLVGITLTNCGITDLVLKECPKMMFVHATRCRVLKHLVVESAPIVNRFDYAQCKKLEMEQVLDQILRMPPERNRIIYMRPMQQIDSLALEKKLFSGPYPYHIAIIHEFSNPPNVRNKVRVRSWMDTIANISQELIKYEFFPEATRTEEDVKKYPSYPWGRDIYTLEGVVDGAPYSMITDFPWLRSLRTAEPNSFARYDFEDDESTTIYAPRRKGQLSADICMETIGEEISERRQTRRGVFQRVVVVFIHYCDVRGEPVDDDYI